One window of Bacillus alkalicellulosilyticus genomic DNA carries:
- a CDS encoding DUF3906 family protein, translating to MFLFKFEAIINNTDVFVVVAAKDDESAFRLAEIEIERNYMKLPEIKEISMVEKKPIKKGTGFVL from the coding sequence ATGTTTTTGTTTAAATTTGAAGCCATCATAAATAATACAGATGTATTTGTCGTTGTTGCTGCTAAAGATGATGAGTCAGCCTTTAGATTAGCTGAAATCGAAATTGAACGGAATTATATGAAGCTTCCAGAGATAAAAGAAATTAGTATGGTGGAGAAAAAACCAATAAAAAAAGGTACGGGTTTCGTATTATAA